The genomic DNA cagcggatgtcgcgctaaacaacagcagcacgtttaagcttgatcagctgttgttagaatttatttaatattaatttctagtatcagctgatgtttgctggagccacagctgtaaaagctgctggtcatgatgtcggtttggatatgtggtgagagggaaacatgaagatgaaaccaggagatgtccttactgaatcatcagagctgaacaggtgatggagaaacaggtttaccttttaggtgacatgaatgagttgaagggaagttatgagctgtttctgagagacaaataacaccaggatccttttctaagtagctgacagctggtaactgtgcaggggcgggtctagcaaagttttgccagggggccaggtagggcattaacagggaaaggggggcacaaagaaatacttttcttccttattctcatttaaaatgtctcgcttttaataaataattatctgaatcttacaaccaaagtttttatctgacgtaaaatgtatagaaatcatacatataccaacaagactgtacatcactgtcacaacagcgtttgttttccttcaaaggctttatggctttaatacctggtgggccggtctccagtcaaaatgcccgggcccattttttgtcccagtccagccctgggcacaacacgcagtgaattaagcaggtgcattaaaaaataaatggccgggccagcggtgcacatcgcaaattagctcgcatagacacattagttgtgctgTTTCTTAATGatggtatcttagctaacaaccccaactaccagattcaacttgtaattggctaaaaataacttagcctactggtgagagggacgttgctagctggcagttttttcaagcgatgttgaaattttcacattccaacacttcaaatgcttcaggagcatttgaagtgttggaatcggctatggtcgtgccatcagttaacccttcgcgtgccagctgtggcacgtGTGCCCAGTCCtgtcctggactgtggtgctgacactcaccagttcccggcccccttccttccgcttagtgtacagcctcagggtgctggacttggggtgaaaccctccatgcatggtcaggagcttccttgtcttgatatcagtggcttctatctcctcctttggccaacttattaccccagcagggtacctgatcacgtgCAGGgggtaggtgttgatagccttgttcttaccgttcagctgactcctcaggacttgcctgaccctctgcaggtacttggtggttgcagctttcctagcggcctcttcatggttcccatttgcctgtgggatccccaggtacttgtaactgtcctctatgtctgcaatgttgccttctggtagtgcaatcccctcagttctgactaccttccctctctttgttaccatccaactacacttctccagtccgaacgacatcccaatgtcattgctgtatagcctggtagtgtggatcagtgaatcgatgtctcgttcactcttggcatacagcttgatgtcgtccatgtacaggaggtggctgacaactgcttcATTCCATAGTCGGTATCCGTaaccagtcttgttaatgatctcactgagggggttcaggcctatgcagaacagcagtggggacagagcatctccttggtagatcccgcacttgatggtgacttttGCAATGGGTCTTGAAgattccataggtccctcatcctattaaTGACTGTGCCACATTGCAACAATAATGTTGCGAATTCTGTTTATTCAAAGTGTCTTTACTGCCTTCTTCTTACATGAGAAAAAACATCTGCCGTTACAGATGagaaagcactttatacaatgTTTTAACCTACACCTCGCACAATGTCTCAAAACATCTTACGATTGCTCACTTTGAGACCAAGAGTTTAATGAAATGAACCAAATTTATTCTATAATACTGTCTGGAACGTAACCTTTCAGAAGGTGAGTTGTGATATTAAAAAGTCCCTGCATGTTATAAATGAACTGttcctcattttaaaaagaatttgaatgaatgCATATTGAAGACTAATTGCTTGCAGCTTCAAAATGTAGCATGTTCTTATTTATAGTATGATATCGTATAATATAGTATGTTATTCTTACACAATTTCTTTATGAATATTTATTGTTAGAATACATATTTTGGATCACAAAAACAAGTACTGAACACTTTGTACTATATCATCATTTAGTTATGATGATGCTCATTGTTACAATAGTCATTTTCATATACATTTCTTAAACATCATTTTGAATTCGTATTGGAAAGACTCATTTTGGAAAGCGTtgtaaaaaagaacaaaaaaacatttgtacTTCACTTATATAGCACGCTTGACAATACTGCAGATAATGTGTACACATCTTCAGTATGCTAGCCTCACACTGAAACACAGTTTATATAATTGAACAGATACAAAATGAAACAGGTTCTAAAACATTAAAGTCTAGTTATCAGGGAGAACTCTATGGTTTCTTTGCATCATAATTCTAACACTACTGAGGTAGAAAGAAAACTACCAGATTTAGACAGTTACACCTCTGACATGTATTGACAAAAAATACACTTGTGGAATTTTGTACATTccatttttcaataaaaataacattcaaaaagtttgttttgctctcataaagaaaacaaatcctAGATGTCATGCAGTCATGCAGATGCATGCCATAAGCTGAAGAACTCTCACTCTGTTCTCAATTTTATTATACTGCCAAATTTCCAtcattactgaaaaaaaaaaaggggggtcaTTAACTCCAGAACTTACATTGCCGGTAACCTGGTAATAGATTATAGTAGCAAAAACAAGCCCAAGGTTTAAATTGTTGAATCTAGGAcgaaattttaagttaaagtttAGAcctgttaacacacacacacacacacacacacacacacacacacacacacacacacacacacacacacacacacacacacacacacacacacacacacaagcttctttatattttgtttacaAGTAAGGCAAAAACAAAGTCTTTAGGAAAAGTTGCTGTTCAAGCACAGCTTTTGAGAACAACATCAAAAGCTTTTCTTttgatgttggctgccttttgtttcatTCGCTGCCAACACAATCCCTGGATTCTGGGATTGTGCTCCACTGTGTGCTAAAAAGGTATGGTTTTATTGGTTTATTCACTGGTTTGGAATCACCGAGCCTCAGTTacaaacagtgcaaatgcacAAATTTTTTACAGGAAAATCTGTGATTTATCAATATTTTCATAACtgaatttctttgtattttgcaaACAAATTATTATAGCCTTATTTACAGTTTTCCAAATGATCATATACCACAAAATAAATAGCACaggtaaagaaaacaaaaacactaaatgAAAACAGTGTATTCAGTGCATGTATAAACTGACAGCttagagtacccagccttcttggagtACCTGGGTGTGGTGCTTGAGGGTCGTCCTACTGTGAGACTGCAATGCTCATGTGGGCAACGAAagtgagacctggaggggcgtgattgggaggaatgGCCTGCCAGATCTGAACTTGAGCggtgttcaattcaattcaattcaattttatttatacagcgccaaatcacaacagtcacctcaaagcgTTTTATATTacaaggtagaccctacaataagtGTTGTGTTGACTTCTGTGCAAATAACAATTTGTCCATAACAAACACAATGTTCGAACATAAGGACGGACTGTGGCACCAGGACACCCTAGGCCGCAGGTTGATGATCGACTTTGTAATCCTATCAtcagggtggctgtagctcaggcggtagaacttttacaagttgtgtaaagcgctttgagtgctcagaagagtagaaaagtactatataagaaccagtccatttaccatctttggctatatgttctggacactcaggTGAAGAGAGGcgctgatcaccacctggtgagttggatcaggtggtggACGAGATCTGTGGGGCACATGAAtatatagtgatgttgtgctGGGAATGCCACATCTTCAACTCCCACCTTGAGCAGAACTTTGACAGCATTCCAAAGGATGCTGGGGAGAAGAGTCCTATTGGGATTGATTaccaattgaattgaatttttttgATTGATTGGTACCAACGGGCCAAGTGGAAAAACTGGACCagttctttatcctctcaaggatacttgagggtgcatgggagtttgcccaaccagtctacatgtgttttgtggacctggagaaggcattcgactaTTTCTTAGTGTTGTGTGGGAGGTGCTTCAGGAATAAGGGGTGTCTGGCCTGTTGCTATTAGCCATTCAGTCCTTATATGACTGTTGCAATTGCGCGGTCCACATTGCCGGCAATAAATCAGACTAGTTCTTGGAGGGTGTTGCCAGAGCTGCAATTTTTCAGTGATTCcattcataatttttatgaacAGAATTTCTAGGAATAGCCAAGTGGCAGAAGGCTTCCACTTGTgcggcctcagaatctcattcTGCTTTTGCAGATAATGTGGTTCTGCTGGATTCATCAGGTGGGGGCCTCCAGCCTGCACCGGAGTGGTTTGCAGTTGAATGTGAAGCAGTGgaaatgagaatcagcacctccaaatccgAGGAcatggtcctcagctggaaaGGGTGGATTGCCCACTCTGCCCCAAGGAGAGGAGTATAAGTATTGAAGTCTTGGGGAGAGGGGAACGTGAGAtcgacagacagattggtgctgcggcttcagtgatgtggacgcTGTACCTGTTCGTAATGGTCTGCGTCCCTAACCCTCAACTATGGTCACAAGCTTTGATGGCGGAATAAGCtttctccaaagggtggctggcttCTCCCTTAGAGAAAGGGTGAAGAGTTCGGCCATCCGGGGGGGGCTCAGAGTAAAGCTGCTACACCTCCATATTGAAAGGCGGCAGTTCAGGTGGTAAGGGCAGCGCCTCCTTGGTGAGACAGAGGGGCAGACCCAGGAATCCTAAAGAGATtaggaggaggtggctggggagagggagctGCTGCCCCCCGCGACCCCGGATAAgcgcaaacaaacaaacaaaaaatatatggATGCAAAGAGGTGTGGGAGTCAACCTTCATCCactcattttcttccacttatgtGGGACAGGGTCATGGGGCACAGGCCTAAGCAGAgcagcccagacctccctcaaCCCTgctacctcctccagcttatttGAGGGAACACCAAACCCGTCTTTACCACAACAGAGTGGCGGGCAGCATCCACAGCCTCAtctattaatttaaaaatattccattaatctgtgttttattgtttcttaAAAGTTCTTatttttccactgaaaatgaCTTCTACCATTGCTGGATGTGATCatttacaatatatatatttttggtaCTACACCCTTGATGCTGAAGAATCtggattttctgttttcattgcaGTGAGCTTCTCATATGAGGCTGACAGATTACGCCGTGTGGTCCTTGTCCTCCGTCTGTTAGTCTTTTGTCTGTTAGTCATAGCGCCTTTTTCaaattttctttcttacttGAGCGACAATAAGTGTTTCAGAAGAAATGAACTCCTGCTATTTCAGACTCAGTATcgctttttatttatctttaaaaaGTCATCACTCCCGTGGAAACACTTTGGAAAGCTTCCACCTTGGACctcagacatttttatttaattttgtacaGTCACACTCTCCTTATTTCCTGCCTAGAGGTGCAGgcttctctcttctctctttacCACATCATCACCACTTTCTCCACTTCATCTGGAGGGAAATGCATCCTTATGTAGAAAATTGGGGCGGGTCAGTCTGCAGATAGTATGCAAACTGTATGGAGATTCTACAAGGCTGTTGATTCCAAACACTTCAGATTTATTAACATAAGCAGTAAGAACTAAATAGGCCGGTTGTATGTTTTATAAATCCAACAATAATTTTGCttgggaacttttttttttgtattacacAGAGTAATTCTACGTAAACATTAGTAAATGAGGCCCAGTGTCATGCTGACACTTTACAGCTTTACAGATGCACAGACACTTCTTTAATAGGTTCATAAtttcatcagttttgacaagacTGCCAACATcagtggctgaaatgcagctccaAACCAAAACAGAGTCCCCACTGTGTTTAACGATGGCTGTAAAACACTCACTGTTGTCTCTTCTTGACCTTCTTCATACACACTAGCAAGCTGAATTTTTCACATTTGGACCTATCGCTCCATAAGACTTGTGGAGGATTTTCTCCCCGCTTTCCTTCGATTGGCTTCTtgacacatttcctgtttctgacGATGCATCTCTCCCCGACCATTTCTTAATAACATGtgacataattatttgaatacaATTTCTCTTTGCCATGTGATTTGTATCAATGTTTCAGTGACAATTACTTTGACATCTTCACCATTTTGCAGTTTTATATGCTTTGACAATGGTGGCATTGAACCTCATGGAATGAACCTCTTCTTGCAGGTTTTACAAACATACTTCCTCTCACTTGTGCAACTTTTTGTGTACACTGTCAGTCACTACTTTGACCACATCTTGTTGTAGTTTCGTTAAATTTCATCCCCTCACCCATGTGGATTCTTGTTTGATCCGTCACAGAACTGAAACCTTTGCCGGGAGATTTGCAAAGGTGCTGCCTCTCAGCTGTGTGATTTTTCACGTGAACACTCCCACCACTTTGAGTAAAAACTTCTCCAAATGTTTTGCAAGAACTCTCACTTGTGTGAGACCCCATGTGGACAGTCAAATGACTATTTTGACTGAAAGTCTTACCACAAGTTTTGCAAGAATATGGCCTTTCACCTGTGTGAGTTCTCATGTGGACATTCAAATGACTGTTCTGACTGAAGCTTTTACCACAGGTTACACAGGAATAGGGCTTATCACCTGTGTGAGTCCTTATGTGGACAGTTAAATCCCTCATTTGGACAAAACCTTTTCCACATGTTTTACAAGAAtacggcttctcacctgtgtgagttCTTGTGTGCCTTTGCAACTTTGATAAGCAGGTAAATTTTTTCCCACATGCGTTGCATTGATAAGGCTTTATACGTGTGTGAGTTTTCATGTGGGCAGTCAAATTACCGCTTTGTGTAAATCTTTTTCCACACGTGGCACAAGAAtatggcttctcacctgtgtgaaacCTAACATGACGTATCAAATTTGACGCGTCCCTAAACGGTTTCCCACAGATCTTGCAGGGATagggcttctcacctgtgtgggtTCTCATGTGGTTCAGTACTTTGTCACGTCTTCTGAAATTTTTCCCACATGCTTCACAAGAATATGGCTTTTCACCCGTGTGAGTGCTTATGTGGCTCTTCAACTTTTCCAAGCGGATAAATCTTTTTCCACAAGTGTTGCAGTGGTAAGGTTTTATACCTGTATGCGTTGCCATGTGCACAGTTAAATTGCCTTTATGATAAAATCTCTTCCCACAAGTTTCGCAAGAATGtcgcttctcacctgtgtgataTCTAATGTGACATATCAGATTTGATCTGTCACTAAATGCTTTCCCACAGATGTTACAGGCAAAAGGCTTTTCACCGGTGTGAGTTCTTACATGGACCAACATGTTATCCTTTCTCCTGAATCTTTTCCCACATGCGTCGCAAGAGAaaggcttctcacctgtgtgaatgcTCGTGTGTACTTTCAATgttgaaatgtatttaaatgtcTTCCCACAGGTGTTACAAGAATATGGTTTCTCATCTGTTCTTCCCTGGCATAGAGAGTCGTGAGAAAGAAGCTGGCTGTTTGGCTCTTCTTTACAGGAACTCTGTTCCTCAAAAACTGAAGAGATCATGAAGGGATTGGTTTGCTGCTCCAGTACAAGCTGCTCTCCCTCCAGTACAAGCTGCTCTCCCTCCAGTACaagctgctctccctcctgaTTTGTGAAgagttcctcctcttcctcttttatTTGTAGAAGTCCTAGGTCCTGCTGGTTCAGACCAGATTTATTCTCCAGGTTAAAGAGCCATTTGTCATCGAAAATGTCCTCCTTGCATGCATAGTGGTCTAAAGGAATAAAGGGACACATAAAAAACATTACtactgtgatgagaggtaaatacatttttcaccACCAATAATGACCTTAGACATTGTTGTATTTGGTGTATGATATTGTGACTTTTTTCTATCAGTTCACCATCTAAATGTATTTGCTTCCaccaatttgtgtgtgtgcaggtgaggCTGACAGCTGAGGCTTGTGAGTTAATAAACACAAGCCTGCAGTCCGCGAGTCCTCTGTTGGGATAGTATGAGTAGTATGAGGTAATTAAGATATAATGGGGCCTGATGATTCAAGACTTCGTAGGTGagaagaaggattttaaattcaattatgGATTTAATAGGTAGTCAGTAAGGACAACCCAGCATGGGAGAAATAGTTCCTATTTCTAGTTCCTGTTAGTGCTGCTGTACGTTTGCTGCAGTGTCTTAGATCCACTTATGCTTTTCTGGGAACCTTTAAAATAGCCAACAACAAGGAGTCAATATAGTTCAGCCTTGAAGTAACAAATGTGTGCTGTAGTTTTTCACCATCACCATTAACTCGGACATTAAAGGACATATGCTGGTTAAAAATGACTCCGAGACTCTTCAGTGTTTCTGGAGTCGTTGTGTTAATCCAAAGTAAATGTCATGTTTCTAAAGCTCCATTTTGTCTAAATTTAGGAGAAAAACAATTACTGGACATGCAGACCTTTATGTCTTTCAAACAAACCTGCAGTTTAACTGATTTCTGTTATCAggtctcattttttaaaaataaataggtAGGCTGGAAATCAATCTGTAATGACCTGAGGCAGCTTTATCAGCTAAAGGCTTTGAAAGTAATGGTTAATTTACAGCAGCATAAAAACCCGTGGTACATAATGTTTTTAATACTGATAAAATGATCACTTTTAATATCAATGCATTGTATTTCTATTGGGTCTAATAGACACACTGATGGTTTGGAGAGATTGAAAGAAGCAGTCTAAATAAAAATCAGTGGATGTTTAAGTTGAATACTTGAAACTGCATCTCATGGAAGGATGTGATCGTTTCCTCTCTTGAATGGCTAAATTCTTTTGCTTGTGAAGAATTTCATGAAGTTATGACTACTTAAAGTTAATAGGTTATTGGGCTGTGCAGAGCTCTGACTGTCAGCATAGCTATGGTGCAGAAAAGAGGAGAGAAGTGGTTTTTATTAGTGAGCGAGTTTTTGTTAGAAAGGAACAAACTACTTTTCCAGGACAAACTCTAAGTTAGAGTTATCTCCATGAAGGCATGTGTTGGTGAGTTATATGAAGGAAATATCAGCCAAACTGCTTTGATTtgccattttctttctttttagtaGTAATGTTACATTCACGCTGAGGAATGGGAACATTGTAACCTTTGTTTCCGTGTTGTCTCTTCTTTGGCTTCAGCTTTGTGCTGGTGTCCACACGGTTGTCTACTTCCTGGTAATGATTCTTAGATCCAGGAGAGCTGTGACAGATGAACTGGTCAGAACTTATTTCGGGTTCATTATCATCACTTTCCTCATTAGTGCAAGGCACCATGAAGGTGTCAGTTTCCTGCTTCAGTAAAAGCTGTTCTTCATTCTCAGTGAAGCAGTGTTCCTCGTGTTCCTCTTTAATCAGCAGAGGAACCGTTTCCTCCTGGTCCAAACTGGAGATGCTCTCCTCATTGCAGAGCTGCTGGTCTGTGAGAACCTCCGTATTGTAGACATGTTGTGGAAGATcttcagaaaaaagaaataaaaaggtaCACATGACAAAGGTTACTCCTGTGATCATTGGACATTCATGTTAGTGACAGAAACAGGTTTCTTTAtgataaaacaacaataaaaatgcaaaatttaaGGTTCTACAGTGAGAGCATGCTGCTCACACTGTTTCATCAATTGTTGGACAGCTTTAATTgaagcagctttttaaaaatgtacattaaCCATCcatttctgttctcaaactgatctccctgttggagctcagtgtggggggggagttattttttctcctcgtctttcttcatgttgtgcattttctatGGTTTCGGTTCGGGTTGCTGCTCGTGTGGTCGAGCGGCCAgtgctacctagcctgacctgtttccccaatgtgatgtttgtgtattgtatgtatggTTGGCAAGGTATCATCTaccttaattgccccttgggataaataaagtctctctGACTGAAATACAGATCTTTTTGTTCTTGTCCTCCATTTTTAGCCTAAATTAATTGGACAAATTTTCAAGAAATCTTTTTGATACTTGATGAAAATCGTTTGCAGTGAATGTCTAAAGTCCAAGAACTTCTCAAAGGACTCCGAATTCACAAACAGGCTGCTCCTGGTGCCAGGTATTAGCCTTAGCACCAGTTTGCGGGCCTCTCTTGCTCGTGTTGTTGGTCCTTGAGCCGCCAAGTGGAaacatacaaagagctgaagtgaaccCGAGGGTTAAAAACAATGAGGTGGTCACTGGTTTTCCCACGGGGGTGAGacctgtgttccctctgtccgACACAAACATGATGGACACATGGATACATTTGCTGGACTATAAATCCTGCTGAAGAGAGCTCTCACCATCATCAGCATTACAGCAAATTTTTTTGTCACACTTTGGGTGAATTAGGTGACAATTCAAAAGGCTCACAGATGGCCAACGACCTCCAAACCCCAAATATCACCGTGTATGTCCGGCTGTGAGTGTAACGCAGTACGTGGGCCTCTTTGCAGGAAGTACAACATTTTGTcctttaataaaattaatcacAGAAGATTTTTTTAGACTACTGTTAAAATCCAGTTCTTAAAAGTATCAAGTCCAgtgtttattaataaaactgGTGTTAATTACAATTTCAACATGATGATGTCTTGAGTGTAACTTGAAAATAAGCTGAAGTTATTACTGGAATGATCTGACAGGTCAAAATATGCCTGTTTAGTTTATTTAGCTTCGCCCAGAAAGACTTGCTGCAGAGAATAACTCTTGGACCGGCTCCATGTTTCCCTGGATAAGCTGGTGGAGCCGGTGAGAGGAAGGTCTGAGCgtccctgctgctgcacccactaCCCGACGTCAGGTCAGTGGAAGGAAGCAGCTGGATGATTTCTTATTGAAATGGTTTTTCGAACAGCATGCATCAATCATAACGCACAGCACGATGTGCCACACGCTTCAAATGTTATTTGTTGTCATATTTTAGTAATATGCAAACATCTTTTGTAGtaacatgttttcatgtttgacatcagtttattgtgtttttcCTCTTGGGTGTCTGTCTGCAGTATAGTGTGTAATGCTCATAATGCACAATGCCAGGTATGAAGAATGTGATTAGTTGTTCAAATGTTATTCGTTTTTGACATGTTTACTTAACGGTTTTCAAATGTAACATAATATCTGagtgtttcttagttttagaCGAGtcagtctgtttttcttttcttaatcgACTAAGACGTCAGGAACATCCCTGGCTTCCAGTGGAGAGCTGTGTTTATGAAAAATCCAATATCACTCTTATTACCCTGGTGTGTTTCTGACTCTCCTCAGAGCACACGCTCCTCTTACAATTAGTTTCAGCAAAATTGTAAATCAAGTAGGAAAATTACATTTATGGAATTGACAGAGTCTAGACATTATTTTATCGGCAGTCCTCTAATGACCCGTTTTCTGAAAGGCACCATGTGGTTGCTTTGTTTAGTGCCATGTCGCACATTCACAGCTCCCACAAAGCTCACCCTGAACTCACCCCACAACAGCTGATTAAAGTCACCCACCCATATCTACACTGCTCTAATACACTTCACATTTGGATGGCTGCTAGGTTAAAACAGGGTTTGGAAAAACATTCCTCTTCTGGTACAGCattggactgaaaatgattttaaaatcagCCAGTGgccaaagaacaaaaaaatatatcgCAGTAGGTGAAACTGTGGCCTCTCCTATGCAAAGTATACATAAACCCTGAGCAggttaagacttttgcacaatattgAGTTTTTATACTTTaccagtcttggtagccgggaATCGGTCCGCCAGGACCAtcgctcctggccgccgcccgacTCACATTGCACCGACCCCTATGGTGCCTCCTGCGTgtggtgggcctgcaggaagatgggcccatgtccccttttcgggctgtgcccggccgggccccatggactaaggcccggccaccagacgctcgctcTCGGGCACcctccaagtggaggagtttaggtatcttggggtcttgttcacgagtgatgggggGAGCCGGAGAtcaacagacggattggtgcagtgatgtggacgctgtaccggtccgtctgtcgtggtgaagagagagctgagtgtaaaagcaaagctctcaatttaccggtcgatctacgtccctaccctcacctatgatCACGAGCTGTGgatagtgaccgaaagaacgagatcgcgaatacaagtggcggaaatgagcttcctccgaagggtggctggcatctcccttagagatagggtgagaagttcggccattcgggaggggctcagagtagagccgctgctcctccacattgaaaggagccagccgagtggttcgggcatctgacaaggatgccccctgggagcctcctgggtgaggttttcCGGGCAGGCCCCAGGGCAggcccaggacacgctggagagattatatctcttggctggcctgggaatacCTTGGCTGGCCTGGTGCATGTTGGAGTCTGcttaagctggaggaggtggctgggaagagggaggcctgggcttctctgcttaggctgctgcccccgcgacctggctccggataagcggaagaagatggatggatggatatatttTACCAGGTGAAAATATTTAAGAATGAAAGCTCTCAAAGAGAACATCCCAACAATCATCCTCCATGGAGCAAGCATTTAGGTACTCGTGCACTACACAAGTAGTTACCTGCACGAGTAGGTTTTTTTTGAAGAAAGCATCATCTGTTGTTGACACTCAGCAAAGCGGTGTGTTTATAGTGGATGTAGAGCTGCAGCCACTCACTACTGTATTAACTCAATTATAAAACATCATCGTTGCAAACTCTTTGCTTCAGtgctcacccgacggcacgtaTATGaacacgccgtcggggctgaaagccgacagctcactgactCTGAtgcggcgggtccgcgctgtgtttacgtcttttttgcgctagattctgatgctgcaggttttatctctctccaaccaaaattcactgaagcagcagcaaaagaagatccaaactacgcttcacatttgataaatgttgtcatttattccctctgacttttgctgttttgcttccaccacgataaaaacttcatgcacagctctctctctctctcaaatctctgttttctgcattattcattcacttattacccaccagtctaccgttgtttacagcgctgtcggccgctgtcttttttttcttttttttacttaaatgacctcggacgagaaagcctcatttctgctgttcaatactgaagaaatttaaactttttaaaattatgcaatattgcagaatatttttaccGTTATCTGCTAtacaaagcca from Pelmatolapia mariae isolate MD_Pm_ZW linkage group LG18, Pm_UMD_F_2, whole genome shotgun sequence includes the following:
- the LOC134617563 gene encoding gastrula zinc finger protein XlCGF57.1-like isoform X2; its protein translation is MWGWPCDPVQQQVQDLPQHVYNTEVLTDQQLCNEESISSLDQEETVPLLIKEEHEEHCFTENEEQLLLKQETDTFMVPCTNEESDDNEPEISSDQFICHSSPGSKNHYQEVDNRVDTSTKLKPKKRQHGNKDHYACKEDIFDDKWLFNLENKSGLNQQDLGLLQIKEEEEELFTNQEGEQLVLEGEQLVLEGEQLVLEQQTNPFMISSVFEEQSSCKEEPNSQLLSHDSLCQGRTDEKPYSCNTCGKTFKYISTLKVHTSIHTGEKPFSCDACGKRFRRKDNMLVHVRTHTGEKPFACNICGKAFSDRSNLICHIRYHTGEKRHSCETCGKRFYHKGNLTVHMATHTGIKPYHCNTCGKRFIRLEKLKSHISTHTGEKPYSCEACGKNFRRRDKVLNHMRTHTGEKPYPCKICGKPFRDASNLIRHVRFHTGEKPYSCATCGKRFTQSGNLTAHMKTHTRIKPYQCNACGKKFTCLSKLQRHTRTHTGEKPYSCKTCGKGFVQMRDLTVHIRTHTGDKPYSCVTCGKSFSQNSHLNVHMRTHTGERPYSCKTCGKTFSQNSHLTVHMGSHTSESSCKTFGEVFTQSGGSVHVKNHTAERQHLCKSPGKGFSSVTDQTRIHMGEGMKFNETTTRCGQSSD
- the LOC134617563 gene encoding zinc finger protein 260-like isoform X1 — translated: MCSVEYLRDFVNERLTAAAEEIFGAFVKTIVQNEADARQRILRDITVKFPKIKLQRIDLPQHVYNTEVLTDQQLCNEESISSLDQEETVPLLIKEEHEEHCFTENEEQLLLKQETDTFMVPCTNEESDDNEPEISSDQFICHSSPGSKNHYQEVDNRVDTSTKLKPKKRQHGNKDHYACKEDIFDDKWLFNLENKSGLNQQDLGLLQIKEEEEELFTNQEGEQLVLEGEQLVLEGEQLVLEQQTNPFMISSVFEEQSSCKEEPNSQLLSHDSLCQGRTDEKPYSCNTCGKTFKYISTLKVHTSIHTGEKPFSCDACGKRFRRKDNMLVHVRTHTGEKPFACNICGKAFSDRSNLICHIRYHTGEKRHSCETCGKRFYHKGNLTVHMATHTGIKPYHCNTCGKRFIRLEKLKSHISTHTGEKPYSCEACGKNFRRRDKVLNHMRTHTGEKPYPCKICGKPFRDASNLIRHVRFHTGEKPYSCATCGKRFTQSGNLTAHMKTHTRIKPYQCNACGKKFTCLSKLQRHTRTHTGEKPYSCKTCGKGFVQMRDLTVHIRTHTGDKPYSCVTCGKSFSQNSHLNVHMRTHTGERPYSCKTCGKTFSQNSHLTVHMGSHTSESSCKTFGEVFTQSGGSVHVKNHTAERQHLCKSPGKGFSSVTDQTRIHMGEGMKFNETTTRCGQSSD